A part of Streptococcus porcinus genomic DNA contains:
- the nrdD gene encoding anaerobic ribonucleoside-triphosphate reductase — protein MTHEKETVVVQPDIKVIKRDGRLVPFDTTKIYSALLKASMEVTPMSPLVEAKLEAISERVVAEIRDRFPKNVKIYEIQNIVEHELLSANEYAIAKEYINYRTQRDFARSQATDINFTIDKLLQKDQSVVNENANKDSDVFNTQRDLTAGIVGKSIGLKMLPPHVANAHQKGDIHYHDLDYSPYTPMTNCCLIDFQGMLAKGFKIGNAEVESPKSIQTATAQISQIIANVASSQYGGCTADRIDEFLAPYAELNYKKHMADAEKWVIAEKREEYAFEKTKKDIYDAMQSLEYEINTLFTSNGQTPFTSLGFGLGESWFEREIQKAILEIRIKGLGSEHRTAIFPKLIFTLKRGLNLEEDSPNYDIKQLALECATKRMYPDMLSYDKIIDLTGSFKAPMGCRSFLQGWKDEQGQDVTSGRMNLGVVTLNLPRIALESNGDMEKFWELFKERLTIGRDALVYRVERVKEATPANAPILYQYGAFGKRLNKTDSVDELFKNRRATVSLGYIGLYEVASVFYGGDWEGNPEAKDFTVAIIKVMKSACEEWSNSYGYHFSVYSTPSESLTDRFCRLDIEKFGILENITDKEYYTNSFHYDVRKNPTPFEKLDFEKVYPEAGASGGFIHYCEYPVLQQNPKALEAVWDYAYDRVGYLGTNTPIDKCYQCQFEGDFTPTERGFACPNCGNNDPKTVDVVKRTCGYLGNPQARPMVNGRHKEISARVKHMNGSTIKYPGV, from the coding sequence ATGACACATGAAAAAGAAACAGTGGTTGTTCAACCGGATATAAAAGTGATAAAACGTGATGGTCGTTTAGTGCCTTTTGACACAACTAAAATCTATAGTGCTTTGTTAAAGGCTAGTATGGAAGTAACCCCAATGTCTCCCTTGGTTGAAGCAAAGTTAGAGGCTATTTCAGAACGTGTTGTAGCTGAGATTAGAGATCGTTTCCCTAAGAATGTTAAAATTTATGAAATCCAAAATATTGTGGAGCATGAATTACTATCAGCAAATGAATATGCTATCGCAAAAGAATACATTAATTATCGAACACAACGTGATTTTGCTCGTTCTCAAGCAACTGATATTAATTTTACCATCGATAAACTGTTACAAAAAGACCAATCGGTGGTTAATGAAAATGCCAACAAAGATAGTGATGTTTTTAATACGCAAAGAGATTTAACAGCTGGTATAGTAGGTAAGTCTATTGGTCTCAAAATGTTACCTCCACATGTTGCAAACGCTCATCAAAAAGGAGACATTCATTATCATGATTTGGACTACAGTCCTTACACTCCCATGACAAATTGCTGTTTAATTGATTTTCAAGGGATGTTAGCTAAAGGATTCAAAATTGGCAATGCTGAAGTGGAAAGTCCAAAATCTATTCAAACTGCAACGGCTCAGATTTCTCAAATCATTGCCAACGTTGCTTCAAGTCAGTATGGAGGATGTACAGCAGATCGTATTGATGAGTTTTTAGCTCCATATGCTGAGTTAAATTACAAAAAACACATGGCTGATGCAGAAAAATGGGTAATCGCGGAAAAGCGTGAAGAATATGCGTTTGAAAAAACTAAAAAAGATATCTATGATGCTATGCAGTCTTTGGAATATGAAATTAACACCCTCTTCACTTCTAATGGTCAGACACCATTTACATCATTAGGTTTTGGTTTAGGAGAATCTTGGTTTGAGCGAGAAATTCAGAAAGCCATTCTAGAAATACGTATTAAAGGTTTAGGGAGTGAGCATCGAACAGCGATTTTCCCAAAACTAATTTTCACCTTAAAACGTGGCTTAAATCTAGAAGAAGATTCCCCCAATTACGATATCAAGCAACTAGCTTTAGAATGTGCTACAAAACGCATGTATCCTGATATGCTATCCTATGATAAAATTATTGATTTAACAGGATCATTTAAAGCACCGATGGGATGTCGTTCCTTCCTTCAAGGATGGAAAGATGAGCAGGGACAAGATGTTACATCTGGACGTATGAATTTGGGTGTTGTGACTTTGAATTTACCACGGATTGCCCTAGAATCAAATGGTGATATGGAAAAATTCTGGGAACTTTTCAAAGAAAGGCTTACTATTGGTCGGGATGCATTGGTTTATCGTGTAGAGCGAGTTAAGGAAGCAACACCTGCAAATGCACCAATCCTTTATCAATATGGTGCTTTTGGTAAACGTCTAAATAAGACTGATAGTGTTGACGAACTTTTCAAAAACCGTCGCGCAACGGTATCCTTAGGCTATATTGGCCTTTATGAGGTAGCATCTGTTTTCTATGGTGGAGATTGGGAAGGTAATCCAGAAGCAAAAGATTTTACTGTGGCTATCATCAAAGTCATGAAATCAGCTTGCGAAGAGTGGTCAAATAGCTATGGTTACCATTTCTCTGTTTATTCTACGCCATCAGAAAGCTTGACAGATCGTTTTTGTCGCTTGGATATTGAAAAATTTGGAATACTTGAAAATATTACAGATAAAGAATATTATACGAACTCATTCCACTACGATGTGCGTAAAAATCCAACACCCTTTGAAAAGTTAGACTTTGAGAAGGTCTATCCGGAAGCCGGAGCATCTGGGGGGTTCATTCATTACTGTGAGTATCCAGTATTGCAACAAAATCCCAAGGCTTTAGAAGCTGTTTGGGATTATGCTTATGATCGTGTTGGTTATTTGGGGACCAATACCCCTATTGATAAATGTTATCAATGTCAATTTGAAGGAGACTTTACGCCTACTGAACGTGGCTTTGCTTGCCCTAATTGTGGCAATAATGACCCTAAAACTGTTGACGTTGTCAAACGTACTTGTGGTTATTTAGGGAATCCTCAAGCTCGTCCAATGGTTAATGGCCGTCATAAAGAAATATCAGCACGGGTGAAGCATATGAATGGATCAACTATTAAGTATCCTGGTGTATAA
- a CDS encoding glycosyltransferase family protein — MSQMTGNTTATTKDFQVDDGPTIHTTKYETKVPSLHKTYILIISFLVAFFSVANPLLTHLANPLQNQNLYIGMMLTKGQIPYSDIFTTGGMLYFVLIALSYYLGSTWWLVFMEVVAFYIAGIYFYKLVQFVTTNRKVALAFTMLYFILLASLGFGGIYPIQFAMPFVLLPLWFLTKYFAGLTKDEAFILFGITAALSMLLEPRTLVFWFLVTIAIICYNCKLRHFARGFYQLLAIILGLLLVFYVVGYFILNLQILSPYLSQAVLYQFSYFRVGDLPVFLSFLVYLGFLGALGFFYSFSSPTKRSEEQIDTYIKYPLLATIITYLIIAGLSGDYYPYHLLPLLPFSLILIAIPFGQLYLTSQRTRGHRRVRRQPNGLLAIINLYFKKNYYLPIIVITLSLTLAIQQYRYQSHLNQGRQEVVSYIKEHIAKSDKIYVWDSSSQIYLESQRKAASQFASPSVNVKKVAHKRILIDELLQNRAQYIIVNKNCPLPKTLKKQLKRDYRLITKTDITSFHIYQQK, encoded by the coding sequence GTGAGTCAAATGACTGGTAATACTACTGCAACTACGAAGGATTTTCAGGTTGATGACGGCCCGACTATTCATACAACAAAGTACGAAACAAAGGTTCCAAGTCTACATAAAACTTATATTCTAATAATCAGTTTTTTAGTGGCTTTTTTTAGTGTGGCTAATCCTTTGTTGACCCATTTGGCTAATCCATTACAAAACCAAAACCTTTATATTGGTATGATGCTGACCAAAGGACAAATTCCCTACAGTGATATTTTTACAACTGGAGGCATGCTTTACTTTGTCTTAATAGCTTTAAGTTATTATTTAGGCTCAACTTGGTGGTTGGTTTTCATGGAAGTAGTAGCATTTTACATAGCTGGAATTTATTTTTATAAATTGGTTCAGTTTGTGACAACAAACCGTAAAGTTGCATTGGCTTTTACGATGCTCTATTTTATTTTACTTGCTAGCCTAGGTTTTGGAGGTATCTATCCTATTCAATTTGCAATGCCTTTTGTTTTGCTACCGCTTTGGTTTTTGACGAAATATTTTGCTGGATTAACCAAGGATGAGGCCTTTATTTTATTTGGAATCACAGCTGCACTATCAATGCTGTTAGAACCTAGGACACTGGTTTTTTGGTTTCTCGTTACCATAGCGATTATATGCTATAATTGTAAATTAAGACATTTTGCAAGAGGTTTCTACCAATTATTAGCTATTATATTAGGACTTCTCTTGGTCTTCTATGTTGTTGGCTATTTTATTTTAAATTTACAAATTTTAAGTCCTTATTTATCTCAAGCCGTTTTGTATCAATTTTCTTATTTTAGAGTTGGGGATTTGCCAGTTTTTCTTTCCTTTTTGGTTTATTTGGGATTTTTAGGGGCTCTTGGCTTCTTTTATAGCTTTTCCTCCCCTACAAAAAGAAGCGAGGAACAAATAGACACTTATATCAAGTATCCTCTTCTCGCTACAATTATAACTTACCTTATTATTGCCGGTTTAAGTGGTGATTATTACCCCTACCATCTTTTGCCTCTATTACCTTTTAGTTTAATTTTGATTGCTATACCATTTGGCCAGCTTTATCTTACGTCGCAGAGAACACGAGGTCATCGTCGAGTAAGAAGGCAACCAAATGGTCTACTGGCTATTATCAATCTTTATTTCAAAAAAAACTATTATCTACCTATCATTGTTATTACCTTGTCTCTTACTTTGGCGATACAACAATATCGTTATCAAAGTCATCTTAACCAAGGAAGACAAGAGGTTGTTAGCTATATCAAGGAACATATCGCGAAGTCAGATAAAATTTACGTATGGGATAGCAGTTCGCAAATCTATTTAGAAAGTCAGCGGAAAGCCGCTTCACAATTTGCATCTCCTTCTGTTAATGTTAAGAAGGTAGCGCATAAACGTATCTTGATTGATGAGCTACTTCAAAATAGAGCCCAATATATTATTGTGAACAAGAATTGTCCTTTACCAAAAACTCTAAAGAAACAGCTTAAGCGAGACTATCGATTAATCACTAAAACTGATATAACAAGCTTTCACATTTATCAGCAAAAATAA
- a CDS encoding DUF1292 domain-containing protein → MAHNHDHDHEHEVITLVDEQGNESLFEILLTIDGKEEFGKNYVLLVPAGSEEDESGEIEIQAYSFTENEDGTEGDLQPIPEDSDAEWDMIEEVFNSFLDEE, encoded by the coding sequence ATGGCACACAATCACGATCATGACCATGAACATGAAGTTATTACACTTGTTGATGAACAAGGAAATGAATCATTGTTCGAAATTTTATTAACCATTGATGGAAAAGAAGAATTTGGAAAGAATTATGTTCTACTAGTACCTGCTGGTTCTGAAGAAGATGAGTCTGGGGAGATTGAAATTCAAGCTTACTCATTTACTGAAAACGAAGATGGAACTGAAGGTGATTTACAACCTATCCCTGAAGATTCTGACGCTGAATGGGACATGATTGAAGAAGTCTTTAACAGCTTTTTAGATGAAGAATGA
- the ruvX gene encoding Holliday junction resolvase RuvX has translation MRIMGLDVGSKTVGVAISDPLGFTAQGLEIIKIDEDNQAFGFDRLSELVAQYDVSQFVVGLPKNMNNTSGPRVEASQAYGQKIQELFKIPVVYQDERLTTVEAERMLIEQADISRGKRKKVIDKLAAQLILQNYLDRTY, from the coding sequence ATGAGAATAATGGGTTTGGATGTTGGTTCAAAAACCGTAGGTGTTGCCATTAGTGACCCACTTGGTTTTACTGCCCAAGGTCTTGAAATTATAAAGATTGATGAAGACAACCAAGCTTTTGGCTTTGATCGGTTAAGTGAATTGGTAGCGCAGTATGACGTCTCACAATTTGTTGTTGGCTTACCAAAGAATATGAATAATACTAGTGGTCCCCGGGTGGAAGCTAGTCAAGCCTATGGTCAAAAAATACAAGAACTATTCAAGATTCCAGTTGTTTACCAAGATGAGCGACTGACAACTGTTGAAGCTGAACGAATGCTAATTGAACAGGCAGATATTAGTCGGGGCAAGCGAAAAAAAGTTATTGACAAACTTGCTGCACAACTTATTTTGCAAAATTATTTAGATAGAACCTATTAA
- a CDS encoding IreB family regulatory phosphoprotein has protein sequence MGFTDETVRFKLDDGDKKEISETLTAVYHSLEEKGYNPINQIVGYVLSGDPAYVPRYNDARNQIRKYERDEIVEELVRYYLQGNGIDVK, from the coding sequence ATGGGATTTACAGATGAAACAGTCCGCTTTAAATTAGACGATGGGGATAAAAAGGAAATTAGTGAAACACTTACTGCTGTTTACCATTCTTTAGAGGAAAAAGGTTATAATCCAATTAATCAAATCGTTGGTTACGTATTAAGTGGAGACCCTGCTTATGTTCCGAGATATAATGATGCCAGAAATCAAATCCGTAAGTATGAACGTGATGAAATTGTAGAAGAGCTTGTGCGCTATTATTTACAAGGAAATGGGATTGACGTTAAATGA
- the spx gene encoding transcriptional regulator Spx produces the protein MIRIYTISSCTSCKKAKTWLNGHKLPYKEQNLGKEPLTKEEILEILSKTENGVESIVSSKNRYAKALNCDIEELSVSEVIDLIQDNPRILKSPILIDDKRLQVGYKEDDIRAFLPRSIRNIENTEARLRAAL, from the coding sequence ATGATAAGAATTTATACGATTTCAAGTTGTACGAGCTGTAAAAAGGCCAAAACTTGGTTAAATGGCCACAAGCTCCCTTATAAAGAACAGAATTTAGGAAAAGAACCTTTAACAAAAGAAGAAATTTTGGAAATTCTTTCAAAAACAGAAAATGGGGTTGAGAGCATTGTCTCATCTAAAAACCGTTATGCAAAGGCTCTAAACTGTGATATTGAAGAATTAAGTGTTAGTGAAGTTATTGATTTGATTCAGGACAATCCTCGTATTCTTAAAAGCCCTATTTTGATCGATGATAAACGCCTTCAAGTTGGCTATAAAGAAGATGATATTAGAGCTTTCTTACCACGCTCTATTCGTAATATTGAAAATACGGAAGCACGTTTACGTGCGGCCTTGTAA
- the recA gene encoding recombinase RecA: MAKKVKKTEEITKKFGDDRRKALDDALKNIEKDFGKGAVMRLGERAEQKVQVMSSGSLALDIALGAGGYPKGRIIEIYGPESSGKTTVALHAVAQAQKEGGIAAFIDAEHALDPAYAASLGVNIDELLLSQPDSGEQGLEIAGKLIDSGAVDLVVVDSVAALVPRAEIDGDIGDSHVGLQARMMSQAMRKLSASINKTKTIAIFINQLREKVGVMFGNPETTPGGRALKFYSSVRLDVRGNTQIKGTGEQKDNNIGKETKIKVVKNKVAPPFKVAEVEIMYGEGISRTGELIKIASDLDVIQKAGAWFSYNGEKIGQGSENAKKFLADHPDIFEEIDHKVRVKVGLLEDDIEQEDIIETTSNQSADELVLELDDAIEIED; the protein is encoded by the coding sequence TTGGCAAAAAAAGTGAAAAAAACAGAAGAAATTACCAAAAAATTTGGCGATGATCGTCGTAAAGCTTTAGATGATGCTTTAAAAAATATTGAGAAGGATTTCGGGAAAGGTGCAGTTATGCGTCTCGGAGAAAGAGCTGAGCAAAAGGTTCAAGTTATGAGCTCTGGAAGCCTTGCTCTGGACATTGCTTTAGGTGCGGGTGGCTATCCTAAGGGTCGTATTATCGAAATTTATGGGCCAGAATCATCAGGTAAAACAACTGTTGCTCTCCATGCAGTTGCTCAGGCTCAAAAAGAAGGTGGCATTGCCGCTTTTATTGATGCTGAACATGCCCTAGATCCTGCGTATGCTGCTTCTTTAGGTGTTAATATTGATGAGTTGTTGCTGTCGCAGCCAGACTCTGGTGAGCAAGGGCTTGAAATTGCAGGTAAATTAATCGACTCAGGTGCAGTTGATTTAGTAGTAGTGGACTCGGTTGCAGCATTAGTGCCACGTGCAGAAATTGATGGTGATATTGGGGATAGCCACGTTGGTTTGCAGGCTCGGATGATGAGTCAGGCCATGCGTAAGCTATCAGCTTCTATCAATAAAACTAAAACGATTGCTATTTTTATTAACCAGTTACGTGAAAAAGTTGGAGTTATGTTTGGTAATCCAGAAACAACGCCTGGAGGCCGTGCGCTGAAATTCTACTCCTCTGTTCGATTGGATGTTCGTGGAAATACACAAATTAAAGGTACTGGTGAACAAAAAGATAACAACATAGGGAAAGAAACTAAAATCAAAGTTGTAAAAAATAAAGTTGCTCCTCCATTTAAAGTAGCCGAAGTGGAAATTATGTATGGAGAAGGTATTTCACGCACAGGTGAGTTGATTAAAATTGCTTCAGATTTAGATGTTATTCAAAAAGCGGGTGCTTGGTTTTCTTATAATGGCGAAAAAATCGGACAAGGTTCTGAGAATGCTAAAAAATTCTTGGCAGATCACCCTGATATCTTTGAAGAAATTGATCATAAGGTACGTGTGAAAGTTGGCCTCTTAGAAGACGACATAGAGCAAGAAGACATTATCGAGACGACATCGAACCAAAGTGCTGATGAACTCGTCCTTGAGTTGGATGATGCTATTGAAATTGAAGATTAA
- a CDS encoding competence/damage-inducible protein A: MKAEIVTVGTEILTGQILNTNAQFLSEKMAEIGVDVFYQTAVGDNKARLLEVLSLASKRSDLVILCGGLGPTDDDLTKQTLASFLDRDLIFDEEARDKLDSFFASRPQSLRTANNEKQSQLIEGSIPIQNITGLAVGGLVESDGVSYVILPGPPSELIPMVNQQLLSMLTVTQTKLYSRVLRFFGIGESQLVTVLAKVISEQTDPTIAPYAKVGEVTLRLSTKASGTIEADKKLDALEKVILATPSMEGTPLSQFFYGYGEDNSLSKEVVQLLKKKKKKLTAAESLTAGLFQATLANFAGISKFFSGGFVTYSMLEKSRMLNIPLSDLQANGVVSHYTAQAMAEKARLLTESDIGISLTGVAGPDSLEGHPAGTVFIGISTEEKTDSIQIIIGGRSRSDIRYIATLHAFNLVRKTLLKS; this comes from the coding sequence ATGAAGGCGGAGATTGTTACAGTAGGTACAGAAATCTTAACTGGTCAAATTCTCAATACCAATGCTCAGTTTTTATCAGAAAAAATGGCAGAGATAGGAGTTGATGTTTTTTATCAAACAGCTGTTGGTGATAACAAAGCTCGATTACTAGAGGTCCTTTCCCTTGCTAGTAAACGTAGTGATCTTGTTATTTTGTGTGGTGGACTTGGGCCAACAGATGATGATTTAACGAAGCAAACTTTAGCAAGTTTCTTGGACCGTGATTTGATTTTTGACGAAGAAGCTAGAGATAAATTGGATAGTTTTTTTGCTTCTCGGCCGCAAAGTTTACGAACTGCTAATAACGAGAAACAGTCACAGTTGATTGAAGGTTCAATTCCTATTCAAAATATTACGGGGCTAGCGGTCGGAGGATTAGTAGAAAGTGACGGTGTTTCTTATGTTATCCTACCTGGACCACCTTCTGAGTTGATACCAATGGTAAATCAACAGTTGTTATCTATGCTAACTGTGACTCAGACTAAGCTTTATTCGCGCGTATTACGTTTTTTTGGTATTGGCGAAAGTCAATTAGTCACTGTTTTAGCTAAGGTCATCTCTGAGCAGACGGATCCAACAATTGCGCCATATGCAAAGGTAGGTGAAGTAACTCTCCGTCTATCAACCAAGGCTTCAGGAACGATAGAGGCTGATAAAAAGCTCGATGCGCTTGAGAAAGTTATTTTAGCCACACCATCGATGGAAGGTACGCCTTTAAGTCAGTTTTTTTATGGCTATGGAGAAGATAATAGTTTATCAAAGGAAGTCGTCCAGTTACTCAAGAAAAAAAAGAAAAAACTTACTGCAGCTGAGAGTTTAACAGCTGGACTTTTTCAGGCAACTTTGGCTAATTTTGCTGGGATATCAAAATTTTTCTCAGGTGGTTTTGTGACATACAGTATGTTAGAAAAGTCGAGGATGTTGAATATTCCCTTATCTGACTTACAAGCTAATGGAGTGGTTAGCCACTATACAGCCCAAGCAATGGCCGAGAAAGCACGGTTGTTAACTGAGTCGGATATAGGAATTAGTTTGACCGGTGTTGCAGGACCAGATTCCTTAGAGGGGCATCCGGCGGGGACTGTTTTTATTGGTATTTCGACAGAGGAGAAAACAGATTCTATCCAAATAATAATTGGTGGACGAAGTCGTTCTGATATTCGTTATATAGCAACACTACATGCTTTTAATTTGGTCCGAAAAACTTTATTAAAAAGTTGA
- a CDS encoding DNA-3-methyladenine glycosylase I, with amino-acid sequence MVQRCHWVPVANPLYCAYHDKEWGRPIYDDQKLFELLCLESYQSGLSWLTVLRKRAAFNQVFHNYDIKKVALFSSKEIADALQNPSIIRHRLKLEATVNNAKAVQKIQEDYGSFSNFLWEFVNHQPIDNLVNKENPAPAQTSLSTSLAKTLKKYGFKFLGPTTVYSFMQASGMVNDHEENCAYKWNRYD; translated from the coding sequence ATGGTTCAACGATGCCACTGGGTGCCTGTGGCTAACCCACTATATTGCGCTTACCATGACAAAGAGTGGGGGAGGCCGATTTATGATGATCAGAAATTATTTGAGTTGCTATGTTTAGAAAGTTATCAGTCTGGTCTATCTTGGTTGACGGTTTTAAGGAAACGCGCTGCTTTTAATCAGGTTTTTCACAACTATGATATTAAGAAAGTGGCTCTCTTCAGCTCCAAAGAGATAGCTGACGCTTTGCAGAATCCGTCCATTATCCGCCATAGGTTAAAGCTGGAAGCTACTGTCAACAACGCAAAAGCGGTTCAGAAAATTCAAGAAGACTATGGCTCTTTTTCTAATTTTTTGTGGGAATTTGTTAATCATCAACCCATTGACAACCTTGTCAACAAAGAAAATCCAGCTCCTGCTCAGACAAGTTTATCAACTAGTCTAGCAAAGACTTTGAAAAAATATGGTTTTAAATTTCTTGGGCCGACAACCGTCTATTCTTTTATGCAAGCTTCAGGAATGGTTAATGATCATGAGGAGAATTGTGCTTATAAGTGGAACCGTTATGATTGA
- the ruvA gene encoding Holliday junction branch migration protein RuvA: protein MFDYIKGKLKKITAKYIVVEANGLGYIIYVANPYSFTDSVNQNVTIYLHQVIREDAHILFGFHTDDEKDVFLKLISVSGIGPMTALAIVAVDDNQGLVRAIDNSDIKYLMKFPKIGKKTAQQMILDLAGKFVDSSEPSQQQSQAKRNSNQQLDEAIEALLALGYKATELKKIRAFFEGTDETAEQYIKLALKMLMKG from the coding sequence ATGTTTGACTATATTAAAGGAAAATTAAAAAAAATTACTGCTAAATATATTGTTGTAGAGGCAAATGGCTTGGGTTATATTATTTATGTGGCTAACCCTTATAGTTTTACAGATAGTGTCAATCAAAATGTAACTATTTATCTGCATCAAGTGATTAGAGAAGACGCTCATATTCTGTTTGGTTTTCATACGGATGATGAAAAGGATGTTTTTTTAAAGCTTATTTCTGTTTCGGGTATTGGTCCGATGACTGCTTTAGCTATTGTTGCTGTAGACGATAACCAAGGATTGGTTAGAGCCATTGATAATAGTGATATTAAGTACCTAATGAAGTTTCCTAAAATTGGTAAAAAAACAGCACAACAGATGATTCTTGATCTTGCTGGTAAGTTTGTGGATAGTTCAGAGCCTAGTCAGCAGCAGAGCCAAGCTAAACGAAATAGTAATCAACAGCTTGACGAAGCTATCGAGGCCCTCTTGGCGCTGGGCTATAAAGCAACAGAGTTGAAGAAGATTAGGGCTTTCTTTGAAGGTACAGATGAAACGGCTGAACAATATATCAAGTTAGCTTTGAAGATGTTAATGAAGGGATAG
- a CDS encoding MDR family MFS transporter, which yields MKEFFKLSKQIQIRQLVRFVTITLGSSIFPFMAMYYTTYFGTLWTGFLMIVTSFAGLLGSLYGGHLSDAIGRKKVVIYGSIGTTIGWLLTIVANVPNHVMPDLMFLGILLVELASSFYAPAYEAMLIDLTDLSNRKFVYTINYWFINIAVMLGAGLSGLFYDHYFLDLLIALFLVNILCFLIAYFYFDETKPEDLPFTHNRGLGGTFQNYKEVFTDKPFLIFTLGSVLFSSIWLQMDNFVPVHLKLAFQETRIFGFQITGAKMLSIMVFTNTILIATLMSLSNKLTEKWPLLQQLILGSGIFTVGMFLAFSFNHFTGILIAVIIFTIGEMINVPANQVLRAEMMDQSKIGSYTGFISMTQPLGAVLAGLIVSISHFTGLIGVQVAFLLIAIVGLYLIILAAKQKEKV from the coding sequence ATGAAGGAATTTTTTAAATTATCTAAACAAATTCAAATTAGGCAGCTGGTTCGGTTTGTAACGATTACTCTTGGAAGTAGTATCTTTCCATTTATGGCTATGTACTACACTACTTATTTTGGAACACTGTGGACAGGATTTTTGATGATAGTGACTAGTTTTGCTGGTCTTTTAGGAAGTTTATATGGAGGCCATTTGTCTGATGCAATTGGACGCAAAAAGGTAGTCATTTATGGTTCTATTGGAACGACCATTGGTTGGCTATTAACGATTGTAGCAAACGTGCCCAACCATGTTATGCCAGACTTAATGTTCCTTGGTATCCTATTAGTGGAGCTTGCATCAAGTTTTTATGCTCCGGCGTATGAAGCTATGCTGATCGATTTAACCGATTTGAGTAATAGGAAATTTGTTTATACCATTAATTATTGGTTTATTAATATTGCTGTTATGCTTGGTGCAGGTTTGTCAGGATTATTCTATGATCATTATTTTCTTGATTTATTGATAGCTCTTTTTCTTGTTAATATTCTTTGTTTCCTAATTGCTTATTTCTATTTCGATGAAACCAAGCCAGAGGACCTTCCCTTTACCCATAATCGAGGTCTTGGTGGTACCTTCCAAAATTATAAAGAAGTCTTCACAGATAAGCCCTTTCTTATCTTTACTTTAGGATCGGTTCTCTTTTCAAGCATTTGGTTACAAATGGATAATTTTGTACCTGTTCATTTAAAGCTCGCCTTTCAAGAAACAAGAATTTTTGGGTTTCAGATTACAGGAGCTAAGATGCTGTCTATCATGGTTTTCACTAATACGATTTTGATTGCTACGCTGATGTCATTATCGAATAAATTGACTGAAAAGTGGCCTTTATTGCAACAGTTGATTTTAGGATCAGGCATTTTTACAGTTGGAATGTTTTTGGCGTTTTCGTTTAATCATTTCACGGGTATTCTCATTGCTGTTATTATCTTTACTATAGGCGAAATGATAAACGTTCCGGCGAATCAGGTTTTAAGGGCGGAAATGATGGATCAATCAAAAATTGGCTCCTACACGGGTTTTATCTCTATGACACAACCTTTGGGAGCAGTATTAGCAGGTCTAATAGTGTCGATCAGTCATTTTACTGGGCTCATAGGCGTTCAAGTAGCTTTTTTACTTATTGCGATAGTGGGCTTGTACCTCATTATTTTAGCTGCGAAACAGAAAGAAAAGGTTTAA